Genomic segment of Shewanella sp. OMA3-2:
GATCAACAGGCAAGTCGAATTGTAATCAATCATTACATTGTTTTACTTTAAAAATTCACCATAAAAATAAAAAGGCCAAAGCAAATTGCTTGGCCTTTTCGTGTATAGCTAACAACGATTAGAAGCCTTCTACACCCGCCATATCAGGTAATTGGTGTGCAATCCCTTTATGACAATCGATACAGGTTTTTTCACCACTTGCCAATGACGTGGAATGCATCTGCGACGCACGCTTTGATTGACGCGTAAAATCCATGTAATCAAAGTTATGACAGTTACGACATTCAAGTGAGTCATTTGCCTTCAAGCGTGTCCACTCATTTTCAGCTAAATGGCGACGTTTCGCTTCAAACTTTTCACGGGTGTTAATCGTACCAAACACCTTGCCCCAAACTTCTTTTGAAGCTTGCATTTTACGGGCAATTTTATCAGTCCAGTTATGGGGAACATGGCAATCAGGACACGTTGCACGTACACCACTTCGGTTAGTGAAGTGAATCGTGCTTTGTAATTCCTGATAAACGTTATTCTCCATTTCATGACAACCAATACAGAATTTTTCTGTATTGGTGACTTCTAAAGCGGTGTTAAAGCCCCCCCAGAAAATCACCCCAGCGACAAATCCACCTAAGGTCAAAAAACCAAGGCTGTAGTGAACACTCGGACGGTTAAGTACCTTCCAAAGCAGTTTTAGTTTTTCCAACAAATTAGCCAACATAATCGCTCCTAATGCTTAGCAGGTTTAGTGGCATTCATTAGATGTTCGAGGTCGACAAAGTCGTTTTCGACCAACAACTTGGCATCTAATTGAATCACATGGCACTGGGTACAGTTATAACGTCTTGGAGAAAGCTCTGCCAAGAAGTTATTGTCTCTGTCCATGTAATGAGTCACGCTAACCATAGGCGCTTGAGAGTGCCCAGTGCTAGTGCGAGCATGACACTGCATACACTTATTGACCTTCAAATCCAACTGGTAGCCATCAATTTTGTGAGGGATCAAAGGTGGTTGCATTGGATAATTACGCATTTGCTTCAAGTCGGTATTAAGCACTTTCTGCATTGCAGGTGGCGTTGGCTCAATATTGATTGGCGCCAAACGTAAAGTGTCAATTTGGTCTTCAGGCACACTGGTCGCCAGTACGCTAAATGATAAACCTAAAATCGCAACGATTGACGCAACTTTGATAATATTCATGTGTTTTCCCCTTATGCCTTCATAATCTTAATGGCACACTTTTTAAAGTCTGTTTGCTTAGATATTGGATCGGTAGCATCTAAGGTCACTTTATTAATCAGTTGACTTGCATCAAACCAAGGTACAAACACTAAGCCCACTGGCGGCTTGTTACGACCACGAGTTTCAACACGAGTCTTAATTTCACCTCGACGTGAGATGACTTTAATTTCATCACCACGGCGTAAGCCACGCTTTTTAGCATCTTCAGGATGCATAAAGCACACTGCATCAGGGAAAGCCTTATAAAGCTCTGGAACACGCTGAGTCATTGAGCCTGAATGCCAATGCTCAAGTACTCGACCGGTTGATAACCAAAGATCGTATTCCTCATCAGGTGATTCCGCTGCGGGCTCATAAGGTAGTGCGAAAATAACCGCTTTACCATCTGGCTTGCCATAGAATTCAAATCCCTTACCAGCTTTGACATACGGGTCTGAACCTTCACGGAAACGCCATTTAGTTTCTTTACCATCAACTACAGGCCAACGCAGACCGTGCTCTTTATGGTAGGTATCAAAGTCAGCTAAATCATGGCCATGACCACGACCGAAGGTGGCGTACTCTTCAAACAGCCCTTTTTGCACGTAGAAATTGAACGCTTGGTTTTCATCGTTAAGAAACTTAGGATCCGCATCAGTAACAGGGAATTTATTAACATTGCCATTTTGATACAAGACTTCATATAAAGTCTTACCTTTAAACTGAGGATTTGCAGCCAATACTGCCTCAGGCCAGACTTCGTCTGTGGTGAAGTATTTTGAAAACTCCATTAGCTGCCATAAATCTGACTTAGACTCTCCTGGTGCTTTGACCATTTGATGCCAGAACTGAGTACGACGTTCAGCATTACCATAAGCCCCTTCTTTCTCAACCCACATGGCTGTTGGTAAAATCATATCAGCGGCTTGGGTCGTGACTGTTGGATAGGCATCTGACACCACGATGAAGTTTTCTGGATTGCGGTAACCTGGTAAGACTTCTTCGTTAATATTAGGTCCGGCCTGCATGTTGTTATTAACTTGTACCCAATAACAGTTTAAGTCGCCATCTTTAAGGCGGCGGCTCTGCTCAACGGCATGGTAACCTGGCTTTTCAGGAATAATACCACTAGGGATTTTCCAAATATTTTCAGAAATTTTTCTGTGCTCAGGGTTAGTCACCACCATGTCCGCAGGCAAGCGGTGCGAGAAAGTCCCCACTTCACGTGCGGTACCACAGGCAGAAGGCTGACCTGTCAGAGAGAAAGGACTGTTACCTGGAGTTGAAATTTTACCCACAAGTAAGTGAATGTTATACATCAAGTTGTTACACCAAACACCACGAGTGTGTTGGTTAAAACCCATGGTCCAAAATGAAGTGACTTTTCTTTCAGGGTCAGCATAAAGCTCGGCAAGTTCAAGCAGTTTGTGCTCAGGAACACCTGAAAGCTTACTTACTGATTCAACATCATAATCAGCAACAAACTTTTTAAACTGTTCAAAATCGATTGGGGTTGAATCGTTGGCGGTATCGGCATTTTTAGACTTCATCTGGGTAGGATGAGTCGCACGTAGCCCATAACCTATGTCTGTGGTGCCTTTACGGAAATTGACATGCTTATTAACAAAATCCCAATTAACCTTGTCATTTTGAATAATGTAATTAGCAATAAAGTTCAGAATGGCTAAATCTGTTTGCGGGTTAAATACCATTGGCAAATCAGCTAGATCAAACGATCTGTGCTCAAAGGTCGATAATACCGCCACTTTTACATGAGGTGCACTTAAACGGCGATCAGTTACCCGCGTCCATAAAATCGGGTGCATTTCCGCCATGTTAGAGCCCCATAATACAAACGCGTCAGCCGCTTCCATATCATCGTAACAACCCATTGGCTCATCAATGCCAAAGGTACGCATAAAGCCAGCAACAGCCGAAGCCATACAGTGACGCGCATTAGGGTCGATGTTATTCGTACCAAAGCCAGCTTTCATTAGCTTAACAGCGGCATAACCTTCCCACACAGTCCATTGACCTGAACCAAACATGCCAACGGCTGTCGGTCCTTTTGCCTTAATGGTTGCTTTCCACTTTTGTGCCATTGTTTCAAAGGCTGTACTCCAGCTTACTGGAGTGAACTCACCGTGCTTGTCATACTTACCATCTGTCATACGTAACATAGGCGAAGTTAAGCGGTCACGGCCGTACATAATTTTGGATAGGAAATAACCTTTAACACAGCTTAAGCCGCGGTTAACTTCACTATTAGCATCGCCATGGGTGGCAACAACTTTACCATCACGAGTGGCCACCATCACAGAACAACCTGTACCACAGAAACGACAAGGCGCTTTATTCCATTCAAGCTTTGTTTGCTCTGAGCTGGTAATTAGGTTGCTTGCTGCTGCGGGCAATGCTAATCCAGCGACACTTGCTGCTGCCATTGCGGCATTAGCTTTCATAAAATCACGTCTGTTCATTTTCATATCTCACCCTCTTCAAGCTCTTCACTTTGGTGGTAAACCATGGTCGCTGATAACACGCCAGGTAATGCATTAATTGTCGAAATATCATCCATTAATGACCTTTGGCTTGTACCTTCAATCACCACAACAAGCTTGACGTCATTGTTTGCTGAAAGCTCTGCGTTTTTGATTGCCATAATTTTTTGTCTAACATCAGCCATTTTGTCTGGACGTACTTGGACAATTAAACTGGTTACGTGAAGTTCATTACTCATTAATCACACTCACATGTTTATTTTTAATTTTTATATTAACCAACACCTGGTGGGCCCGTTAAAATTTGGCTAAACCAGATGCTAAAGCCTAGTGCACTGACAAGCAGCACAGATAAAATAGGTGCAAGGAAGACAGTCAAGAAGATAAAAATTTTCAATTCGAGACTTTTTTCACTTTTAATGTCTTTACTCATGGAGCCTCCAAGAGTGGTTGGAATGGGGACTTAATCAATTAAGTCACTGTCATTATTTTGCTTTACGTGGATGTTAACGCTAAACCGTTTGCAATCTATATACTCACAAATTGGTAAACATGTGTTTATTTGATCTAGATCATTAAAATAGACAAACTATTACTCAACACCCCGTTTTTAAACATAAACATCGATAAACAAAGCTCACTTTAATAATGAAACCACGTATTTAAGCCTAGCGTAATTTAGCTTTTTTACTACCACCTGTGGGTGATATAAGTCAGATATGTAACCAAAGTGTGATCTGTATACGGAAACGACGATTAGATAATATGTAACTGATGTGTGTAATTTATCGATTAAATATTAACAGGGGGACAGGATTATTATTGGCATTCAATGACGATAGCTAAAATTGAAATATGAAAGTTAAAATGAGAAGGTTAAGAGCAGAAAAATACAGCGATAAATGGAATCAAACTCTCAACAATTATGCTATTGAGAGCTTGGTCTAAAGCAGAAATAGCACTTAACTATGTTTAAATCATAGCGTAACGTAACACCTTCAACGATTTTTGCTCATCTATATCAGCAAAAACATCAGGGTTGGCGATACGCTCAATATAATGCAATTGCGGTGCGGTATCATCGACTTGTTGCATTAAAAAATCACAACCTAATTCTGGTGCATTTAAACACAATAACACCTCACCATTTGGAGCAAGTAAGCTCGGTAAACGTTTCAATAAACGCTCATAATCCTTAGTCGCCACAAAACTGCCTTTTTGATTACTTGGCGGATCGGCAATAATTAAATCATAGGGGCCTAATTTAGTCAGTTTACCCCAGGATTTAAAAATATCATGGCCAAGATACCTTGCCCCGTGTGGTAAATCATTGAGAACATGATTCTGCTTACCTATACTTAATGCACCTTTGCTCATATCCATATTGACGACTTCGTCCGCGTCACCCAGCAAGGCGGCAACCGAAAAACCACAGGTATAAGCAAATAGATTCAATACTTTCTTGCCCTGAGCATGCTGCCTCACCCAGCGTCTACCATTAGCCATGTCCAAGAACAAGCCATGGTTTTGACCACGCATCAGATGAACATTAAACATGGCTCCCTGCTCTGTGACCACATGGTTATCTGGTACACTACCACAAACCAATTCAGTAACAGTTTGCCCGCCGCTACGATGTTGAAACACTAAGTTAAGCGGTTCAGCGCTGGCTTGTTGCTGATATTGATGGGTAATAGCGCTAAACAAGGCTTGCTGTTCTAACTCATCCAATGATTTAAAGCTGGTCAGCAATAGCACTGGAGGGTACCAATCAAGACACAAATGCTCTTCACCTTGAAACAAACCACCACGGCCATGAAACACACGCTGAACCTCATTATCAAAAGCAAATTGACTTAAGGCTGTTATTAATCCAGACATAAATATAATGTATTCTCTTATCGTTCTATTTTAAGTGGAAGTTATTGATGGCTATTAATACCTTAACATTTAAGGATTATTGGCTTATTAAGATCGCTCTAACACTGGCGCTTAACCAGTGCTAAAGCTGTAGATATGAGTTAACAGTATTAACTCTTCTGACTTACTTCATCATCTGTATCATCGAGCTTATTCACTGCAGCGATTGATTCAACCTGTACATTATCTATCTCGAGCTCTTCACTACCGGCTTGGGTCTCTGTGTCTAACTCAATCATTTTATCCTCGGCATCGTCGACATTATCAGCGAGTAAAATGGCTAACCACATACTTGATTGACTCGACTCCATACCAATTTTAACTACCATAGTCAGCGGTACTGATAATAACATGCCAACAGAACCTAATAACCAGCCCCAGAAAATTAATGAAAGGAAAACCACTAAGGTTGACAGCCCTAACCCTTTACCCATAAATTTAGGCTCAACCATATTTCCCATTACCATATTGGTGCCAAGATAAAGTAATCCGGTTGCCCCAGCAGCGCCGGGACCAAACTGAATAAAAGCCAATAAAACAGCCGGTATAGCGGCAATAATTGAGCCGATATTAGGAATATAATTGAATAAAAAAGCGATGACAGCCCACAACAGCGCATAATCGACGCCAATAATCGATAACCCAATGCCAACAATAATACCGGTAGCCAGACTCACCAAGGTCTTGATCATCATGTACTGGTTAACTGAACTTAAAAATTTATCAATTTGCTGCAAACGCATGTCAGGAGAATCTAATGCCAGGTGGAACTTTTTAGGCATATCTTTCGCTTCAAATAGCATAAATACAATGGTCAAAATAATTAAAAACAAATTAGCCATTACATTACCCACGCCAGACAGCATATTGGTAGTCATACTTAACGCCATGCCGGGGTCAAAATACTCTAATACTTTATCGCGGGAAATATTAATATTGAACGACCTAAGCTGGTCTAACACCCAAGCAAACTGTTCTATTAATTGCGCACGGTAAACTGGCAGTTGTTTTGAAAACTCAGTAATAGAACTGCCCACTAAACTGGCTAACCATAACCCAATCAGCACAATAAATAACATCAGCAGTAACACAGCGAGAGCTTTAGGTATTTTGAATCGACACATTAATGTAATGGCGGGATTACAAATCATCGCTAAGAAAGCGGATAAAACAAAAGGGACGACAATGGGGCTAGCGGTTTTAATACCTGCAAGAATAATAACCACACAGGCCATTATAATAAAACTGCGAATCGCCATAGACGATTGATGTATATCCTTCATAGAAGAAAAATCCTTGTTGCTACCTAAGTGTGAAATTAGTTATGTTAAGCTTACTCATTGAAAAACATTTATTACTCGAACATATTATGAACTCAGAAACCGCTATTATACGCATAAAAAATCTTCGTTTACGCACCTATATCGGCATAAAAGAAGATGAAATTCAAAATCAACAAGATGTAATCATTAATGTCATCATTCATTACTGCGCTGACAAGGCGCGTAACAGTGATAACGTAGCAGACGCGCTCAATTATCGCACTATAACTAAAAAAATCATTTCCTTAATTGAAAATAATCGTTTCTCGTTACTGGAAAACTTAACTAACCAAACCTTAGAGATTGCCAGTGAGCATGACTGGGTTGAGTTTGCCAGTGTTGAAATAGACAAGCCACATGCGCTTAGATTTGCCGACTCAGTATCTATGGAACTTTGTTATCAAAAGTCTGTTTAATTATCGCTATGCGTCAGGACAGTGATCGGCCTAATATGCTACTGCGTATGTAAATTCGAATGATAATTAATTGGCTAGAGGGCGTATGAATATATTGATAACCGGTGCTACAGGCTTTGTTGGTAAACATTTGGTTGCCAAACTAACCGATCACCCATTAACCATCCTCTCTCGCGACATTGAACGTGCTGCAAAAGTGCTCGGTACCCATCACACTTTTATTGAAGATATTAACCAACTGAGCCATTTAAATAACTTCGATGCGGTAATCAATTTGGCTGGTGAGCCTATTGTGGCGAAACGCTGGACTAAAAACCAAAAAATACGTATTTGTCAAAGCCGATGGGATATTACACAAAAACTCAGTCAATTAATCGCTTCAAGCCAAAAACCACCACATACATTTATTAGTGCTTCTGCTATTGGTTACTATGGTCGCCAGGGTGATCAGCCAGTTGATGAGCAAAGTCAATTTTATGATGAATTTAGCCATCAAATATGTCAAAAATGGGAACAACTGGCTCTTGAAGCAAACTCAGCGACAACACGGGTGTGCATTGCCCGTATTGGCATAGTGCTAGGCAAAAATGGTGGTGCTTTAAGCAAGATGCTACCGCCATTCAAACTGGGCTTAGGCGGCCCTATAGGCAAAGGTAAACAAGGCATGAGCTGGATACATCAAGATGATTTAGTGCGTTTAATCACCTGGATGTTAACCACACCTAGTACACTAGGCATTTACAACGCCACCGCACCTAACCCTGTTAGTAATGCCGAATTTTCATCAGCCTTAGGCCTAGCATTAAATCGTCCAGCAAAGATTATCACGCCACCTTTAGCGTTAAGATTGGCCATGGGGGAAATGTCTGAACTACTCACTGAAGGTCAATATGTATTACCTTCACATGCATTGTCAGAAGGATTTACCTTCAAGTTTACTGATATAAATACAGCGTTAACAGCCATAGTTTAGCGCTAGAATTATGCTCATACTTAGCCTCAGGACTAAGGCCAGTTACCCCAATGGTAATTGGGCTAGAATTATTTCAGTTCAATAATCAAGAAAATCCAGAGAACAACATCCAGAGAGCAACTTCGAATACTGGAAAACCGGTATCTTCCACTTCTGTGTTCAAGACCCTGATGTTGAAGGCTTAGCGGAGAAGATTGTTGCCGCTGGCGGTAAGAAACGCATGAAAGCCCCCGTTACTATTATCCGGGTGAAAAACCATACCGTATGATTTATATGGAAGATCCATTTGGTAATATTTTAGAAATTTACAGCCACAGCTATGAGTTACATTATGCCAGTGGCGCCTATAATAACTAGGGTCTGTTATAAATTAAGATCAAAAAAGCTCAAGCTATAACGGCTTGAGCTTTTTATTATCACCACAATTTTATGACTAAAACCGCCGTAATAGGTCTCATCGTTAGAATGGCATTTTCATGCCTGGCGGTAACTGCATACCACCTGTAACGTCGGCCATTTTAGTTTTCTGATTTTCTTCCACACGACGAACGGCATCATTACATGCTGCTGCAATTAAATCTTCCAGCATTTCTTTATCGTCTTCCATTAAACTTGGATCAATTTCAACACGACGTACATTGTGTGCGCCCGTCATGGTGATTTTCACTAAACCTGCGCCTGACTCGCCAACAACTTCCATACGGGCAATTTCTTCCTGCACTTTGGCCATTTTGTCTTGCATCATTTGGGCTTGCTTCATTAAGTTGCCCATGCCGCCTTTTCCAAACATAATCTTTTCTCTTTCTCTATTAAATAATTTGAGTTATAGCAAGTCGCCAAAATTAACCTGATTTTACTGAAATTAATCAGATTAGCAAACGGGTTAATATAAATTTGCGAGCTTATACCTATTCAAAGTGAAGGTTAACGCCTAATAGCGATTGTCAAACTTCACTATATCGAAGCGATGAATTGGATAACAAGTGAATTTTTGCCCATAAATGGCGTTTACCCGAGTAATGCGGGAATTTGTTCCGCCACAGTATTAAGCTGCTCTGGTGGATACACCACTGAGTCATCATCTAATTGTGCAGCAAGCTCATCTATCATCCACTTTACATTGTCATCTGTTAATATTGATTGCTTAGCCTGTAACACTAACTCTCGGTGAAAACGTTTGCGTAACTCTAGCGGCGTTTCCCGTTGTGGATCTTGGCCAATATCAATATTCACTTGAATATCTTGTTGTAAAAAAGCTGATAATCCAGCTTGTAATTGCCCAATAGCAATATCAGCACACAGGTGTTTTTGATCCGGCTTTAAGGTGAGTTGTATCGGATTTGACACCGCTTTACATAAAGAGTTCACCCCAAGCTGTCTAACACGTCCACCGACTTTAACTTGCGCCATCACTTGATACCAATGTAAGTCGACAGCATGGCCAGTAATTTCATGGCCAATAACCGTAACATCGGTCATTGTGGACGTTGTAATAGTGGATGCTGTCGATGTTGCTATCGGTATCGTCGTCTGGCTTATAGCGGGTGCAATTGAAGCTATAGACTCAGCTTGCACATGCTGCTGAGTATCAATATCAGTCATCATATTGGCATGACTGGCAGACACAGACGTTATTTCTGGCTCTGATATTGGCTCTGAAGATAAACTCAAAGGCTCACTTTGCGGTAATGCTAGTGATGTTTTTTGAGCTAGATCTTCATCTGTAGGTGCTTCCCAGGGTGGTCTGTCATAAGCAGTATCAGCCTGATAAGAGTCTGCATTTTGAATAGGCGCTGTCACTGTAGTGGTAGAATTAGAAGCTGATTCTGCTGTTACAGTTAGCGGTACTTCATCTTGGGCTAATGACTGCTGTGGGGCTATTTTATCATGACTTTTAAGCTCAAGAGTG
This window contains:
- a CDS encoding cytochrome c3 family protein; its protein translation is MLEKLKLLWKVLNRPSVHYSLGFLTLGGFVAGVIFWGGFNTALEVTNTEKFCIGCHEMENNVYQELQSTIHFTNRSGVRATCPDCHVPHNWTDKIARKMQASKEVWGKVFGTINTREKFEAKRRHLAENEWTRLKANDSLECRNCHNFDYMDFTRQSKRASQMHSTSLASGEKTCIDCHKGIAHQLPDMAGVEGF
- a CDS encoding nitrate reductase cytochrome c-type subunit encodes the protein MNIIKVASIVAILGLSFSVLATSVPEDQIDTLRLAPINIEPTPPAMQKVLNTDLKQMRNYPMQPPLIPHKIDGYQLDLKVNKCMQCHARTSTGHSQAPMVSVTHYMDRDNNFLAELSPRRYNCTQCHVIQLDAKLLVENDFVDLEHLMNATKPAKH
- the napA gene encoding nitrate reductase catalytic subunit NapA yields the protein MNRRDFMKANAAMAAASVAGLALPAAASNLITSSEQTKLEWNKAPCRFCGTGCSVMVATRDGKVVATHGDANSEVNRGLSCVKGYFLSKIMYGRDRLTSPMLRMTDGKYDKHGEFTPVSWSTAFETMAQKWKATIKAKGPTAVGMFGSGQWTVWEGYAAVKLMKAGFGTNNIDPNARHCMASAVAGFMRTFGIDEPMGCYDDMEAADAFVLWGSNMAEMHPILWTRVTDRRLSAPHVKVAVLSTFEHRSFDLADLPMVFNPQTDLAILNFIANYIIQNDKVNWDFVNKHVNFRKGTTDIGYGLRATHPTQMKSKNADTANDSTPIDFEQFKKFVADYDVESVSKLSGVPEHKLLELAELYADPERKVTSFWTMGFNQHTRGVWCNNLMYNIHLLVGKISTPGNSPFSLTGQPSACGTAREVGTFSHRLPADMVVTNPEHRKISENIWKIPSGIIPEKPGYHAVEQSRRLKDGDLNCYWVQVNNNMQAGPNINEEVLPGYRNPENFIVVSDAYPTVTTQAADMILPTAMWVEKEGAYGNAERRTQFWHQMVKAPGESKSDLWQLMEFSKYFTTDEVWPEAVLAANPQFKGKTLYEVLYQNGNVNKFPVTDADPKFLNDENQAFNFYVQKGLFEEYATFGRGHGHDLADFDTYHKEHGLRWPVVDGKETKWRFREGSDPYVKAGKGFEFYGKPDGKAVIFALPYEPAAESPDEEYDLWLSTGRVLEHWHSGSMTQRVPELYKAFPDAVCFMHPEDAKKRGLRRGDEIKVISRRGEIKTRVETRGRNKPPVGLVFVPWFDASQLINKVTLDATDPISKQTDFKKCAIKIMKA
- a CDS encoding chaperone NapD, with the translated sequence MSNELHVTSLIVQVRPDKMADVRQKIMAIKNAELSANNDVKLVVVIEGTSQRSLMDDISTINALPGVLSATMVYHQSEELEEGEI
- a CDS encoding periplasmic nitrate reductase, NapE protein, translating into MSKDIKSEKSLELKIFIFLTVFLAPILSVLLVSALGFSIWFSQILTGPPGVG
- a CDS encoding class I SAM-dependent methyltransferase; this encodes MSGLITALSQFAFDNEVQRVFHGRGGLFQGEEHLCLDWYPPVLLLTSFKSLDELEQQALFSAITHQYQQQASAEPLNLVFQHRSGGQTVTELVCGSVPDNHVVTEQGAMFNVHLMRGQNHGLFLDMANGRRWVRQHAQGKKVLNLFAYTCGFSVAALLGDADEVVNMDMSKGALSIGKQNHVLNDLPHGARYLGHDIFKSWGKLTKLGPYDLIIADPPSNQKGSFVATKDYERLLKRLPSLLAPNGEVLLCLNAPELGCDFLMQQVDDTAPQLHYIERIANPDVFADIDEQKSLKVLRYAMI
- a CDS encoding AI-2E family transporter; translated protein: MKDIHQSSMAIRSFIIMACVVIILAGIKTASPIVVPFVLSAFLAMICNPAITLMCRFKIPKALAVLLLMLFIVLIGLWLASLVGSSITEFSKQLPVYRAQLIEQFAWVLDQLRSFNINISRDKVLEYFDPGMALSMTTNMLSGVGNVMANLFLIILTIVFMLFEAKDMPKKFHLALDSPDMRLQQIDKFLSSVNQYMMIKTLVSLATGIIVGIGLSIIGVDYALLWAVIAFLFNYIPNIGSIIAAIPAVLLAFIQFGPGAAGATGLLYLGTNMVMGNMVEPKFMGKGLGLSTLVVFLSLIFWGWLLGSVGMLLSVPLTMVVKIGMESSQSSMWLAILLADNVDDAEDKMIELDTETQAGSEELEIDNVQVESIAAVNKLDDTDDEVSQKS
- the folX gene encoding dihydroneopterin triphosphate 2'-epimerase, giving the protein MNSETAIIRIKNLRLRTYIGIKEDEIQNQQDVIINVIIHYCADKARNSDNVADALNYRTITKKIISLIENNRFSLLENLTNQTLEIASEHDWVEFASVEIDKPHALRFADSVSMELCYQKSV
- a CDS encoding TIGR01777 family oxidoreductase; protein product: MNILITGATGFVGKHLVAKLTDHPLTILSRDIERAAKVLGTHHTFIEDINQLSHLNNFDAVINLAGEPIVAKRWTKNQKIRICQSRWDITQKLSQLIASSQKPPHTFISASAIGYYGRQGDQPVDEQSQFYDEFSHQICQKWEQLALEANSATTRVCIARIGIVLGKNGGALSKMLPPFKLGLGGPIGKGKQGMSWIHQDDLVRLITWMLTTPSTLGIYNATAPNPVSNAEFSSALGLALNRPAKIITPPLALRLAMGEMSELLTEGQYVLPSHALSEGFTFKFTDINTALTAIV
- a CDS encoding YbaB/EbfC family nucleoid-associated protein — its product is MFGKGGMGNLMKQAQMMQDKMAKVQEEIARMEVVGESGAGLVKITMTGAHNVRRVEIDPSLMEDDKEMLEDLIAAACNDAVRRVEENQKTKMADVTGGMQLPPGMKMPF